From the Pseudarthrobacter sp. MM222 genome, one window contains:
- a CDS encoding YciI family protein, translating into MYVVSLTYKVPEEIVEFHLPAHVTWLQAAFDEGVFLVAGRKIPRTGGLLLSNTDRGALDAALAKDPFYINGVAEFEVMEFHANRVAPGYENLLDG; encoded by the coding sequence ATGTACGTCGTCTCCCTGACCTATAAGGTCCCCGAAGAGATCGTTGAATTTCATCTCCCCGCGCACGTGACGTGGCTGCAGGCGGCCTTCGACGAGGGCGTTTTTCTGGTTGCCGGGCGGAAGATTCCCCGCACCGGCGGGCTGCTGCTCTCCAACACCGACCGGGGAGCCCTGGACGCCGCGCTGGCCAAGGATCCGTTCTACATCAACGGCGTGGCCGAGTTCGAGGTCATGGAGTTCCACGCCAACCGGGTGGCTCCCGGCTACGAGAACCTCCTGGACGGCTAG
- a CDS encoding siderophore-interacting protein, protein MTAANSTFRTDHARQSAAEPMTMAFEVQVTAVQQLTPTFRRITFGGYSLRDFGVHGNTLDLRIKLMIPSLGDDGSTLPLPELRTEQTGWYQDWLARDPATRGSMRTYTVRRERLDAVYPEIDVDFVLHVDDAGHGGPAAHWALGAKPGDAITLIGPNNRAAHCVTAGHYSGIEWRPGLAQRVLLAGDETAVPAISAILESLPDYMSGHAILEVPEISDFQKLGTAADVDITWLARGAAASPVPHGQLLQEAVRAAVPLPGWVGIRAPERAAGPEPEDVNVDKEILWETPARMDAAAIGAGRNPDTPAGALPFYAWLAGEAGAIKDMRRYLVRDVGIDRKQVAFMGYWRQGKAEL, encoded by the coding sequence ATGACCGCAGCCAACAGCACCTTCCGCACCGACCATGCCCGGCAATCCGCCGCGGAACCGATGACCATGGCGTTCGAAGTCCAGGTCACGGCCGTCCAGCAACTCACGCCGACTTTCCGCCGGATCACGTTCGGCGGCTACTCGCTGCGGGACTTCGGCGTGCACGGCAACACCCTCGACCTGCGGATCAAGCTCATGATCCCGTCCCTGGGCGACGACGGCAGCACGCTCCCGCTGCCCGAACTCCGGACCGAACAGACGGGTTGGTACCAGGATTGGCTCGCCCGGGACCCGGCCACCCGGGGCTCCATGCGGACCTACACAGTGCGCCGGGAACGCCTCGACGCCGTCTACCCCGAGATCGACGTCGACTTCGTGCTGCACGTTGACGACGCCGGCCACGGCGGCCCGGCGGCGCACTGGGCACTGGGTGCCAAACCGGGGGATGCGATCACCCTGATCGGGCCCAACAACAGGGCAGCACACTGCGTCACGGCAGGACACTACTCGGGCATCGAATGGCGGCCCGGCCTGGCCCAGCGCGTGCTGCTGGCCGGCGACGAGACGGCGGTTCCCGCCATCAGCGCCATCCTCGAGAGCCTCCCGGACTATATGAGTGGGCACGCCATCCTGGAGGTCCCCGAAATAAGCGACTTTCAAAAGCTGGGGACAGCGGCGGACGTCGACATCACTTGGCTTGCGCGTGGTGCTGCGGCAAGCCCGGTTCCGCACGGCCAGCTCCTGCAGGAAGCGGTCCGCGCTGCAGTGCCGCTCCCGGGCTGGGTAGGCATCAGGGCTCCGGAGCGGGCAGCCGGGCCCGAGCCCGAGGATGTCAACGTGGATAAGGAAATCCTCTGGGAGACTCCGGCCCGGATGGACGCCGCGGCCATCGGCGCTGGCAGGAACCCGGACACCCCCGCCGGTGCGCTGCCGTTTTATGCCTGGCTTGCCGGTGAAGCGGGCGCCATCAAGGACATGCGGCGCTATCTGGTCCGGGACGTGGGTATTGACCGGAAACAGGTGGCGTTCATGGGCTACTGGCGGCAGGGGAAGGCCGAACTCTGA
- a CDS encoding ABC transporter ATP-binding protein: MAVLNTAGLTLTYGQRTVIEGLTAQIPPGKITMIVGANACGKSTLLRGLSRLLKPAFGMVTLDGTDIHARPARQLARSLGLLPQHPTAPDGITVRDLVGRGRYPHQGFFRSWCADDERAVQEALTATNTLELADRNVDELSGGQRQRVWIAMALAQETDVLLLDEPTTYLDLAHQVEVLDLITDLNRQRGTTVVIVLHDLNLAARYADHVIAMKGGRIVAEGAARDVVTENMVKDVFGLDCRVAPDPVSGAPLIIPLGRHHAHSAATTTLELIP, translated from the coding sequence ATGGCAGTCTTGAACACCGCCGGCCTGACACTCACCTACGGCCAGCGCACGGTCATCGAGGGGCTGACTGCTCAGATTCCGCCGGGAAAAATCACCATGATCGTCGGCGCCAACGCCTGCGGGAAATCCACGTTGCTCCGCGGCCTGTCCCGGCTGCTTAAGCCTGCCTTCGGCATGGTCACGCTGGACGGCACCGACATCCACGCCCGGCCCGCCCGCCAGCTCGCACGCAGCCTGGGGCTACTCCCACAGCATCCGACGGCGCCGGACGGCATCACGGTCCGCGACCTCGTGGGCCGCGGCCGCTACCCGCACCAAGGGTTCTTCCGGTCCTGGTGTGCCGACGACGAGCGGGCTGTACAGGAGGCGCTCACCGCGACGAACACTCTGGAGCTCGCCGACCGGAACGTGGACGAGCTCTCTGGCGGGCAGCGCCAGCGCGTATGGATCGCGATGGCCCTCGCCCAGGAAACCGACGTGCTGCTCCTCGATGAGCCGACCACCTATCTGGACCTCGCCCACCAGGTGGAGGTCCTGGACCTCATCACCGACCTCAACCGTCAGCGCGGCACCACCGTGGTGATCGTGCTGCACGACCTCAACCTTGCGGCCCGGTACGCGGACCACGTCATCGCCATGAAGGGAGGACGGATCGTGGCCGAAGGCGCCGCCCGGGACGTGGTCACAGAAAACATGGTGAAGGACGTCTTCGGCCTGGACTGCCGGGTAGCTCCGGACCCGGTTTCCGGAGCGCCATTGATCATCCCGCTTGGCCGCCACCACGCCCATTCCGCCGCCACAACCACCCTGGAGCTGATCCCATGA
- a CDS encoding FecCD family ABC transporter permease, with the protein MKAQHWRTAVLALAVVVLFAAGVLLGSYTVTIPDFFRILTAHFTGGPKIAGASFIVMENKLPRAVIGALIGAAFGLSGGLFQTMLRNPLASPDVIGISYGASAAAVTAIVVFGASGAAVSGAALAGALCVAALIYAISRGGPLGSGVSSGGRGDAAGNRLILAGIGIAAALQAVVSFLMTRADIRTAADALVWLNGSLNSASWDRAGVLGLALLVLVPAVIFLVGRLRILELGDDAAAGLGVRVGNTRLAVVVTAVALAAAATAAAGPVAFVAFLAGPIARRFVRKASLPASALAGALIVLAADYLAANIAPLLLDGTVLPVGVVTGALGGPFLLWLLVSSNRKDA; encoded by the coding sequence CTGAAAGCGCAACACTGGCGCACGGCCGTGCTGGCGCTTGCCGTCGTGGTCCTCTTCGCCGCGGGTGTGCTGCTGGGCAGCTACACCGTCACAATCCCGGACTTCTTCCGGATCCTGACAGCCCACTTCACCGGCGGTCCGAAGATCGCCGGCGCAAGCTTCATCGTGATGGAGAACAAGCTGCCGCGGGCGGTGATCGGGGCGCTAATCGGCGCTGCTTTCGGGCTCTCCGGCGGGCTGTTCCAGACCATGCTGCGCAATCCGCTGGCCAGCCCCGACGTGATCGGGATCAGTTACGGGGCAAGCGCGGCAGCCGTCACCGCAATCGTGGTTTTCGGGGCTTCGGGTGCCGCCGTGTCCGGCGCGGCCCTGGCCGGTGCGCTCTGCGTCGCCGCACTCATCTACGCCATCTCGCGCGGCGGGCCGTTGGGCTCCGGGGTGTCATCCGGAGGCCGGGGCGATGCTGCCGGCAACCGCCTGATCCTCGCCGGGATCGGAATCGCCGCCGCGCTCCAGGCCGTGGTCAGCTTCCTGATGACCCGCGCGGACATCCGCACCGCCGCTGACGCCCTCGTCTGGCTCAACGGCTCGCTGAACTCCGCAAGCTGGGACCGGGCCGGGGTGCTCGGCCTTGCGTTGCTCGTCCTGGTCCCGGCCGTCATCTTCCTGGTCGGGCGCCTGCGCATCCTCGAACTGGGCGACGATGCCGCAGCGGGACTCGGTGTAAGGGTCGGGAACACGCGCCTGGCGGTGGTGGTCACCGCCGTCGCCCTCGCTGCTGCCGCAACGGCGGCGGCCGGCCCGGTCGCCTTTGTGGCCTTCCTCGCCGGTCCGATCGCCCGTCGATTCGTCCGCAAGGCGAGCCTCCCGGCTTCGGCCCTGGCCGGCGCGCTGATCGTCCTCGCGGCGGATTACCTTGCGGCGAACATCGCCCCGCTGCTGCTTGACGGAACCGTCCTGCCCGTCGGCGTGGTCACCGGGGCGCTCGGCGGGCCCTTCCTGCTCTGGCTGCTGGTCAGCTCCAACCGAAAGGACGCCTGA
- a CDS encoding FecCD family ABC transporter permease, which produces MNPVTTTAVPPARATSAVDGPGQPAPARRGRPAWLLAAVVVLVLVTAASLAIGARGLAPDILWQALTRFDPANGDHAVVHARIPRTVLGLLAGAALGLAGAAMQGVARNPLADPGIMGVNAGAALAVVTGIYVFGISSLTGYIWFAFIGAAAAAAVVYLIASLGRDGATPVKLALAGAALSAGLFSLMNVILVSSQDTLDRFRFWQVGGIAGRDWSVVLPGVPFLVLGAGIVLATGRILNGLALGDDIARGLGQRVGVVRGVTALGIVLLCGSATALAGPIGFVGLVIPHAVRFMTGPDYRWILPLSMILAPALLLAADVAGRVILLPGEVPAGIMTALVGAPVFVWLVRRGKGAGL; this is translated from the coding sequence ATGAATCCAGTAACGACGACGGCGGTCCCGCCCGCCCGCGCAACTTCCGCTGTTGACGGGCCGGGTCAGCCGGCCCCCGCCCGCCGCGGCCGTCCCGCGTGGCTGCTGGCCGCCGTCGTCGTACTGGTACTCGTGACCGCCGCGTCCCTGGCGATCGGAGCCCGCGGCCTGGCGCCGGACATTCTGTGGCAGGCGCTGACGCGGTTCGACCCGGCCAACGGCGACCACGCCGTGGTGCACGCTCGCATCCCACGAACCGTCCTGGGCCTGCTCGCCGGGGCTGCGCTGGGGCTGGCGGGAGCCGCCATGCAGGGCGTCGCACGGAACCCCCTCGCAGATCCGGGCATCATGGGCGTCAACGCCGGCGCCGCGCTGGCCGTCGTCACCGGAATCTACGTGTTCGGGATTTCCTCGTTGACCGGCTACATCTGGTTCGCGTTCATCGGCGCCGCGGCCGCGGCCGCCGTCGTCTATCTGATCGCCTCGCTGGGCCGGGACGGCGCGACGCCGGTCAAGCTCGCCCTCGCCGGCGCCGCCCTGAGCGCGGGACTCTTCTCGCTGATGAACGTCATCCTGGTTTCCAGCCAGGACACGCTGGACCGCTTCCGGTTCTGGCAGGTGGGGGGCATCGCGGGCCGTGACTGGTCCGTAGTGCTCCCGGGCGTGCCGTTCCTGGTGCTCGGCGCGGGAATTGTGCTCGCCACCGGGCGGATCCTGAACGGCCTGGCCCTCGGCGACGATATTGCCCGCGGCCTGGGCCAGCGCGTGGGCGTCGTCCGCGGGGTCACCGCGCTGGGGATTGTCCTGCTGTGCGGTTCGGCGACCGCACTGGCGGGGCCCATCGGGTTCGTGGGCCTCGTCATTCCGCACGCTGTACGTTTCATGACCGGCCCGGACTACCGCTGGATCCTGCCGCTGTCGATGATCCTGGCCCCGGCGCTGCTGCTGGCGGCCGACGTGGCCGGCCGTGTCATCCTGCTTCCGGGCGAGGTTCCCGCCGGGATCATGACCGCCCTTGTGGGCGCGCCCGTGTTCGTGTGGCTGGTCCGGCGCGGGAAGGGGGCCGGGCTGTGA
- a CDS encoding iron-siderophore ABC transporter substrate-binding protein translates to MSAAAARTAAVLAVAVLTLSACSTGPAASAPADSAAQTASSDFPVTIKHAFGETTVPEQPRRVVTVSWVNDDVAIALGVVPVGLPKNEWGGNDLGSTPWKDAALEKLGAGFGSDAAPVQFSEADGVNFTEIAKLDPDVILGAYSGLKEEDYKKLSEIAPVVAYPDIAYGTPWQETTSMIGTALGKEAEATKLIADTEATIKDKVSKYPQLAGKTYIYGNLEPAKSDGVNVYTANDNRPRFLDSLGMKLAPVVEENSKGSEEFFIPWSAEKANELDSDIFVTWVPDAATTGSITADPLLGQIPAVKSGALVADSDNTLTLSISASSPLSLPWSLDTFLPQLASAADKAAK, encoded by the coding sequence ATGAGTGCAGCCGCCGCAAGGACGGCAGCCGTGCTGGCCGTAGCCGTCCTTACGCTGAGCGCCTGCTCCACCGGCCCAGCCGCCTCCGCGCCGGCCGACTCCGCAGCTCAGACCGCCAGCTCGGACTTCCCGGTCACCATCAAGCACGCCTTCGGCGAAACCACCGTCCCGGAACAGCCCAGGCGCGTCGTCACCGTGTCCTGGGTCAACGACGACGTTGCGATCGCCCTCGGCGTGGTCCCGGTTGGCCTCCCGAAGAACGAGTGGGGCGGCAATGATCTTGGTTCCACGCCGTGGAAGGATGCCGCGCTGGAAAAGCTCGGCGCGGGCTTCGGCTCAGACGCGGCTCCGGTTCAGTTCTCCGAGGCGGACGGCGTCAACTTCACCGAAATCGCCAAGCTCGACCCCGATGTCATCCTGGGCGCTTACTCCGGCCTGAAAGAAGAGGATTACAAGAAGCTCAGCGAAATCGCCCCCGTGGTCGCCTATCCGGACATCGCGTACGGCACTCCCTGGCAGGAAACGACCAGCATGATCGGCACCGCCCTCGGCAAGGAAGCGGAGGCCACGAAACTGATCGCCGACACCGAAGCCACCATCAAGGACAAGGTGTCCAAGTACCCGCAGCTGGCCGGCAAGACCTACATCTACGGCAATCTGGAGCCCGCCAAGAGCGACGGCGTCAATGTCTACACCGCCAACGACAACCGGCCCCGCTTCCTCGACTCGCTCGGCATGAAGCTGGCCCCCGTGGTTGAAGAGAATTCCAAGGGCTCCGAGGAGTTCTTCATCCCATGGTCCGCCGAAAAGGCCAATGAACTGGACTCGGACATCTTCGTGACCTGGGTACCTGACGCTGCCACCACAGGGTCGATCACCGCGGACCCGCTGCTCGGCCAGATTCCCGCCGTCAAGAGCGGCGCACTCGTGGCGGACTCGGACAACACGCTCACGCTCTCCATCTCCGCCTCCTCGCCCCTGAGCCTGCCCTGGTCCCTGGATACCTTCCTCCCGCAGCTGGCCAGCGCGGCAGATAAAGCAGCGAAGTAG